A stretch of the Rosa rugosa chromosome 5, drRosRugo1.1, whole genome shotgun sequence genome encodes the following:
- the LOC133712318 gene encoding protein SGT1 homolog B-like yields MGYSIWEIAKAFIDDHFELAVDLYTQAIVVDPNNSEFYSDRAQANIKSNNLTEAVENLMGRPLVFFRSFGSGVLLSADSKFSYG; encoded by the exons ATGGGTTATTCGATCTGGGAAATAGCGAAGGCCTTCATCGACGACCACTTTGAGCTCGCCGTTGACCTCTACACCCAGGCCATCGTCGTCGACCCCAACAACTCCGAGTTCTACTCAGACCGCGCTCAGGCCAACATCAAATCCAACAATCTCACCG AGGCTGTAGAAAACCTAATGGGTAGACCTCTAGTGTTTTTCAGATCTTTCGGCAGTGGAGTGTTGCTTTCGGCGGATTCGAAATTCAGCTATGGGTAA